Proteins encoded together in one Musa acuminata AAA Group cultivar baxijiao chromosome BXJ3-6, Cavendish_Baxijiao_AAA, whole genome shotgun sequence window:
- the LOC135639939 gene encoding uncharacterized protein LOC135639939: MQFFSGSSAAEISPSPAAPPGTATGLAGNNAHMLYIFNRGGVCLLYREWHRPLRTLDANQDQKLMFGLLFSLRSFTAKMDPTSVDKGNLGVPLLPGQGCSFYSFRTNTYKLSFMESPSGIKLILITHPKTSDHRESLKQIYSLYVEYVVKNPLYVPGTPIKSELFDTNLEQYVKTLI; encoded by the exons ATGCAGTTCTTCAGCGGCTCGTCGGCGGCGGAGATCAGCCCCTCCCCTGCGGCGCCGCCCGGTACGGCGACGGGGCTCGCCGGGAACAACGCCCACATGCTCTACATCTTCAACCGGGGTGGCGTCTGCCTCCTCTACCGCGAGTGGCACCGCCCTCTGCGCACGCTCGACGCCAACCAGGACCAGAAGCTCATGTTCGGCCTCCTCTTCTCCCTGCGCTCCTTCACCGCCAAGATGGATCCCACCAG CGTGGATAAAGGCAATCTCGGGGTGCCGCTGTTACCGGGCCAAGGTTGCTCCTTTTATAGTTTTAGGACCAATACCTATAAACTGAGTTTCATGGAAAGCCCGTCTGGGATAAAG CTTATATTAATCACACATCCAAAGACCAGCGACCATCGAGAGTCTCTGAAGCAAATATACAGCCTTTATGTGGAATATGTTGTAAAGAATCCTCTCTATGTTCCAGGGACTCCAATCAA GTCTGAACTCTTCGATACCAACCTGGAGCAGTATGTGAAAACATTGATCTAG